Part of the Microbacterium immunditiarum genome is shown below.
CGCTCGAATCCGGCGGCGTTGGCGCCCACGACGTAGTCGCCCGGGCGGCCGTGGCGCTCGGCAGCGTGGAACGCGGCGTCGTGGACGTCGGACATGATCGCGCGGAGCTTCGACTCGCTGTCGGCGAAGTTCCACCGCTGGCGCGATGCGTTCTGGCTCATCTCGAGCGCCGACGTCGCGACGCCTCCCGCGTTCGCGGCCTTCCCAGGCCCGAAGAGCACGCCGGCCTCGTGGAATGCCGCGATGGCTGCGGGCGTCGACGGCATGTTCGCGCCCTCGGCGACCGCGCGCACGCCGTTCGCGATGAGGGCCTGGGCGTCGTCCTCGTCGATCTCGTTCTGCGTCGCCGACGGGATCGCGACCTCGACGGGGACCTCCCACGGACGCCGCCCCTCGACGAACCGCGCCCCGTGGCGGCGGGCCGCGTACTCCGCGATGCGGCCGCGCTCGACCTCCTTGATCTGCCGCAGCAGGCCGAGGTCGATGCCGGCATCGTCGACGACGTAGCCGGACGAGTCGGATGCCGTCACCGGCAGGCCCCCGAGCTGGTACGCCTTGTCGATCGCGTAGATCGCGACGTTGCCCGATCCCGACACCGCCACACGGCGGCCGGCGATCGACTGGTTGTGCACGCCGAGCATGTTCTGCACGAAGAAGACCGCGCCGTAGCCGGTGGCCTCGGTGCGCACCTCGGCGCCGCCCCACTGCACGCCCTTGCCGGTGAACATGCCGGACTCGTGGCGGTTCGTGATCTTGCGGTACTGGCCGAACAGATAGCCGATCTCGCGCGCGCCCACGCCGATGTCGCCCGCCGGCACATCGGTGTGCTCGCCGAGGTGACGGTAGAGCTCGTTCATGAACGACTGGCAGAAGCGCATGACCTCGGCATCCGACCGGCCGTGCGGGTCGAAGTCGCTGCCGCCCTTCGCGCCGCCGATGCCCTGCCCTGTGAGCGCGTTCTTGAAGATCTGCTCGAAGCCGAGGAACTTGATGATCGACAGGTTCACCGAGGGGTGGAAGCGCAGGCCACCCTTGTAGGGGCCGAGCACCGACGAGAACTGCACGCGGAATCCGCGGTTGACCTGAAGCTTTCCGTCGTCGTCGACCCAGGGCACGCGGAACATGATCTGGCGCTCCGGCTCGACCAGCCGCTCGACGATGCCGCCGTCGACGAACTCGGGGTGACGCTCGAGCACGGGCACGATCGAGTCGAGCACCTCGTGCACGGCCTGCTGGAACTCCGGCTCGTGCGGGTTGCGGGCTTGCACGGTCGCGAAGACCTCGCGGACGACGGACGGCAGGGCGAC
Proteins encoded:
- the gdhA gene encoding NADP-specific glutamate dehydrogenase, whose protein sequence is MLHQKAPPPVTESLVALPSVVREVFATVQARNPHEPEFQQAVHEVLDSIVPVLERHPEFVDGGIVERLVEPERQIMFRVPWVDDDGKLQVNRGFRVQFSSVLGPYKGGLRFHPSVNLSIIKFLGFEQIFKNALTGQGIGGAKGGSDFDPHGRSDAEVMRFCQSFMNELYRHLGEHTDVPAGDIGVGAREIGYLFGQYRKITNRHESGMFTGKGVQWGGAEVRTEATGYGAVFFVQNMLGVHNQSIAGRRVAVSGSGNVAIYAIDKAYQLGGLPVTASDSSGYVVDDAGIDLGLLRQIKEVERGRIAEYAARRHGARFVEGRRPWEVPVEVAIPSATQNEIDEDDAQALIANGVRAVAEGANMPSTPAAIAAFHEAGVLFGPGKAANAGGVATSALEMSQNASRQRWNFADSESKLRAIMSDVHDAAFHAAERHGRPGDYVVGANAAGFERVAHAMLAQGVI